In the genome of Bremerella sp. JC817, one region contains:
- a CDS encoding SPFH domain-containing protein has protein sequence MLFFAGVFCGLIAIPILLTIATMFGLYVIVNECEAHVYTLFGKVIGTIDEPGLHFPISKFGLGALLVPFFGKRHIVSTALRQHYLRGQMVNSEEGTPMGVGLWYEMEVNDPVAYLFINTNPEGSLQANVASSAISTLSNLEMDKMLEDRHSLSRTVRATVSPLSEKWGYRLGSVYIRKVFFTDHQMVHNITDKVVKRLIQVTSAMKQDGENRVGLIKSETAKEVSQKMAEAGAKRPDIVGKVLNEIGKDDPEILESVLEVMEVGKLLESKAAVSIIPRGANVLLNLDNRKSGGSQFVQAEN, from the coding sequence ATGTTGTTTTTCGCTGGTGTTTTCTGCGGCCTGATCGCCATCCCGATTCTGCTGACCATCGCCACGATGTTCGGACTGTATGTCATCGTGAACGAGTGCGAAGCGCACGTATACACATTGTTCGGTAAGGTGATCGGCACGATCGACGAGCCGGGCCTCCATTTCCCGATCTCGAAGTTTGGACTCGGCGCACTGCTGGTTCCGTTCTTCGGCAAGCGACACATTGTCAGTACCGCCTTGCGGCAACATTACCTTCGCGGCCAAATGGTCAACTCGGAAGAAGGGACGCCGATGGGTGTTGGCCTGTGGTACGAAATGGAAGTCAACGACCCGGTCGCTTACCTGTTTATCAATACCAATCCAGAAGGCTCGCTGCAGGCCAACGTCGCCTCGAGTGCGATCAGCACGCTCAGCAATCTGGAAATGGACAAGATGCTCGAAGACCGACATAGCCTCAGCCGCACGGTGCGTGCGACCGTTTCGCCGTTGAGCGAAAAGTGGGGCTATCGACTTGGTTCGGTTTACATTCGTAAGGTGTTCTTCACCGACCATCAAATGGTGCACAACATCACCGACAAGGTGGTCAAGCGTTTGATCCAGGTCACCAGTGCCATGAAGCAGGATGGTGAGAACCGCGTCGGTCTGATCAAAAGCGAAACAGCCAAAGAGGTTTCGCAGAAGATGGCCGAAGCAGGTGCCAAACGTCCCGACATCGTGGGCAAGGTGCTGAACGAAATCGGCAAAGATGATCCCGAAATCCTGGAATCGGTGCTTGAGGTCATGGAAGTCGGTAAACTGTTGGAATCGAAAGCTGCCGTCAGTATCATTCCCCGAGGTGCCAATGTCTTGTTGAATCTAGACAACCGCAAGTCGGGCGGCAGCCAGTTCGTCCAAGCCGAGAACTAA
- a CDS encoding glycosyltransferase family 39 protein: protein MDADVSSSNWTRWFWLFALSHVAVWSLVPILTATNGPLDTIEMIYWGQQWQWGYYKHPPLPAWIAASTSQLFSDPAWATYIVAQCCILACFWAVWEIVRDRNKPWVALASVALLEACAFYNFTTFELNNNMVRRAMTALTVVFLYWAITRGKLVYWGAAGLFVALGMLSKYDHGMLVFSLLVFAAVHPQVRRLWKTPGPYVLIGIALVLFAPHLWWMVENDFITLKYIKDRTQAKPSDWNHLVMPAKFLGEQLGAITGILIGSMAILGVFWRWRTDLSPEDRLARDYLAAVVLGPLLIAVTASAMTGGMIRSMLGAPIWIFLPALLVMCFERRREDPVMCGRLTVACASFSLVLALALGVRNEFGTVLRGKYLRVDYPGQKIAAEVEGRWHQFSEEEIPTIAGAWWPAGNASVYSDHPITVYPECDPKFAPWIDEDLFVEQGGVILWDDDTPREQIADWLERFPVAIVQAPIEIEHTKAPDSQPLQIGIAVIPPGSYLPKPIPQIADRQPEAGKQSR, encoded by the coding sequence ATGGACGCAGACGTTTCGTCGTCGAACTGGACGCGATGGTTCTGGCTGTTCGCGCTTTCGCATGTTGCCGTGTGGTCGCTGGTTCCGATTCTGACCGCTACCAACGGCCCGCTCGATACGATCGAGATGATCTATTGGGGTCAGCAGTGGCAGTGGGGCTATTACAAACATCCGCCACTTCCGGCGTGGATTGCCGCCAGCACCAGTCAGCTTTTCAGCGACCCGGCGTGGGCAACGTATATCGTGGCTCAGTGCTGTATCCTGGCTTGTTTCTGGGCGGTCTGGGAGATCGTTCGCGACCGCAACAAACCGTGGGTCGCGTTGGCTTCGGTCGCCTTGCTGGAAGCATGTGCCTTCTACAACTTCACGACGTTCGAGTTGAACAACAACATGGTCCGCCGGGCCATGACCGCGTTGACGGTGGTCTTTCTGTATTGGGCGATCACCCGCGGAAAGCTCGTTTATTGGGGTGCGGCTGGTTTGTTTGTCGCCCTGGGCATGTTGTCGAAGTACGACCATGGCATGCTGGTTTTCAGCTTGTTGGTCTTCGCGGCCGTTCATCCCCAGGTCCGTCGACTGTGGAAGACGCCAGGTCCGTACGTGCTGATCGGCATCGCCTTGGTTCTGTTCGCTCCGCACTTGTGGTGGATGGTCGAGAACGACTTCATCACGCTGAAATACATCAAAGATCGCACCCAGGCCAAGCCAAGTGACTGGAATCACCTGGTGATGCCGGCCAAGTTCCTGGGAGAACAACTTGGTGCGATCACAGGAATCTTGATCGGTTCGATGGCCATACTGGGCGTTTTCTGGCGATGGCGAACCGACCTGAGTCCCGAAGATCGTCTCGCACGTGATTACCTGGCCGCGGTTGTATTGGGTCCGCTGCTGATCGCTGTCACCGCTTCGGCAATGACGGGCGGGATGATTCGCAGCATGCTTGGGGCTCCGATCTGGATTTTCCTGCCAGCCCTCTTGGTCATGTGCTTTGAACGCCGCCGCGAAGATCCTGTCATGTGTGGCCGCTTGACGGTCGCTTGTGCCAGTTTCAGCCTTGTATTGGCGTTGGCTCTGGGCGTGCGGAACGAGTTTGGAACCGTCCTGCGCGGCAAGTACCTGCGGGTCGACTACCCTGGTCAGAAGATTGCCGCGGAGGTCGAAGGCCGCTGGCACCAATTCTCGGAAGAAGAAATCCCGACGATCGCGGGTGCCTGGTGGCCGGCCGGTAATGCGTCGGTGTACTCCGATCATCCGATTACGGTCTATCCCGAATGCGATCCAAAGTTCGCTCCCTGGATCGATGAAGACCTGTTCGTCGAACAGGGCGGAGTGATCCTCTGGGACGACGATACGCCTCGCGAACAGATCGCCGACTGGCTGGAGCGGTTCCCGGTGGCCATCGTTCAGGCACCGATCGAAATCGAACACACCAAAGCACCTGATTCGCAGCCGCTGCAGATCGGCATCGCAGTGATTCCGCCTGGAAGCTATCTGCCAAAGCCAATCCCACAGATTGCCGACCGACAGCCGGAGGCTGGCAAGCAATCGCGATAA